In Stenotrophomonas sp. ASS1, the following proteins share a genomic window:
- a CDS encoding VOC family protein, which translates to MRLLHLTLPVSDVTTVAAYFHDVLQQRVVGNHVHIGWSTIELKPAGDHPVGGVHLAFNVPDNRFSEAMTWLRERTPLQRNPAGLDYFALESSWQSQSVYFTGPDGLILELIGRRRLPASAREGAFHGSELTCLSEVGLPSHDVDAVREQSSLRFGLQPISPPSPQFAPMGDDEGLLIVVAADRRWFPEQKDLPNARGLQLQVGDVAGPGVVEDAALGWRVQAT; encoded by the coding sequence ATGCGCCTGCTTCACCTCACCCTGCCGGTGTCCGACGTCACCACCGTCGCTGCATATTTCCACGATGTGCTGCAGCAGCGCGTGGTCGGCAATCACGTGCACATCGGCTGGAGCACGATCGAGCTGAAGCCGGCGGGTGATCATCCGGTCGGTGGCGTGCACCTGGCCTTCAACGTACCGGACAACCGCTTCAGCGAGGCGATGACCTGGTTGCGTGAGCGCACGCCGCTGCAACGCAATCCGGCGGGACTGGACTACTTCGCGCTGGAGAGCAGCTGGCAGTCGCAGTCGGTGTACTTCACTGGCCCTGACGGCCTGATCCTGGAACTGATCGGCCGCCGCCGTTTGCCGGCCAGCGCGCGCGAAGGTGCGTTCCACGGCAGCGAACTGACCTGCCTGAGCGAAGTCGGCCTGCCCAGCCACGATGTCGACGCTGTGCGCGAACAGTCCAGCCTGCGGTTCGGCCTGCAACCGATCAGCCCGCCGTCGCCGCAGTTCGCGCCGATGGGCGACGACGAGGGCCTGCTGATCGTGGTCGCTGCGGATCGACGCTGGTTCCCCGAGCAGAAGGACCTGCCGAACGCGCGCGGCTTGCAGCTGCAGGTCGGCGACGTGGCCGGCCCGGGTGTTGTGGAGGACGCCGCGCTCGGCTGGCGGGTACAGGCGACCTGA
- a CDS encoding TonB-dependent receptor — protein sequence MHRSKLSRSILLALSMASAGGVIAAEADAVDAPAGSRAAPTQLDAMLVTGTRASNRTQFETLAPVDVFTKEDIKSVESADLKDVLAQLVPSFVVQRLPMADGQVFVRPATLRGLSPDQTLVLINGRRFHRSALLGNRGAQAADLAQIPTSAIKRIEVLRDGASAQYGSDAIAGVINIILEDGPGTEITAGYSQYAQGDGASRDFSARTGWSLGDYGSLVLFAESSNSDATSRTRQRPDAIAFQAAHPDLDVPNPVQRWGQPELESRRVGFNVKANASDTLELYAFGLYSHSDGVSDFNWRNPDTTTGAYRTTAIFPGWNLRSIYPVGFSPQYGNVQNDLQVVGGLRGEITPKLRWDVSASYGRNAIDYSLKNSINASLGPASPTAFDLGRLTQTEKNANADFNYEWDVAALSKPINVAFGGEFRQETYQVRAGDPASYAVGPGAAAGLEANSNGAPGFSASQAGQWSQRSKAAYVDMEVPLGERWSIGAASRYEDFSSFGSTLDGKLSARFAITPDVALRGTVSTGFRAPTPAQLNTTSTTQGLDTRTLQIFTSGRLSPNDPLALLLGARPLKPEESRTASLGLTWRTDLGLSGSVDVYQIKLTDRFSQSASFAIPAGTPNPLGYTSVNYFTNDFDTTTTGVDVVGNYLRDLGAGRMTLTLAYNYNRTRVDNGSTSVATNETQRVLFEDRLPEHKGSLTGSWDIGAWSLMARMRYYGAWTDASGNAVGDIYQRFGAMSFLDLAVGYRINEHHSLRVGADNVLDRYPDEAVFQASRGLVYSRNAPYDTDGANLYAQYRLSF from the coding sequence GTGCATCGTTCGAAGCTTTCGCGTTCCATCCTCCTCGCCCTTTCCATGGCCAGCGCAGGCGGCGTGATCGCAGCGGAGGCCGATGCGGTCGACGCCCCGGCGGGCAGCCGTGCGGCGCCCACCCAGCTCGACGCGATGCTGGTCACCGGCACCCGCGCCTCCAATCGCACCCAGTTCGAAACGTTGGCGCCGGTGGACGTGTTCACCAAGGAAGACATCAAGTCCGTTGAATCCGCCGACCTGAAGGACGTGCTGGCGCAGCTGGTGCCGTCGTTCGTGGTGCAGCGCCTGCCGATGGCGGACGGTCAGGTGTTCGTGCGCCCGGCCACGCTGCGTGGCCTGTCGCCGGATCAGACGTTGGTGCTGATCAACGGTCGTCGCTTCCACCGCAGCGCGCTGCTCGGCAACCGTGGCGCGCAGGCGGCCGATCTGGCACAGATTCCGACCAGTGCGATCAAGCGCATCGAAGTGCTGCGCGATGGTGCGTCGGCGCAGTACGGCTCGGATGCCATCGCCGGCGTCATCAACATCATTCTCGAGGATGGCCCGGGTACCGAGATCACCGCTGGTTATTCGCAGTATGCGCAGGGCGATGGCGCCTCGCGCGATTTCAGCGCACGCACCGGCTGGTCGCTGGGTGACTATGGCAGCCTGGTGCTGTTCGCCGAATCGTCCAACTCCGACGCCACCTCGCGCACCCGCCAACGCCCCGATGCCATTGCCTTCCAGGCCGCGCATCCGGATCTGGACGTGCCCAACCCGGTACAGCGCTGGGGCCAGCCGGAACTGGAAAGCCGCCGTGTCGGCTTCAACGTGAAGGCCAATGCCAGCGACACGCTGGAGTTGTATGCGTTCGGCCTGTACAGCCACAGCGATGGCGTCAGCGATTTCAACTGGCGCAATCCGGACACCACCACCGGTGCCTACCGCACCACGGCGATCTTCCCCGGCTGGAACCTGCGTTCGATCTATCCGGTGGGCTTCAGCCCGCAGTACGGCAACGTCCAGAACGACCTGCAGGTGGTCGGTGGCCTGCGTGGCGAGATCACCCCGAAGCTGCGCTGGGATGTCAGCGCCTCGTATGGCCGCAACGCCATCGACTACAGCCTGAAGAACTCCATCAACGCCTCGCTCGGCCCGGCCAGCCCGACCGCATTCGATCTCGGCCGCCTGACCCAGACCGAGAAGAACGCCAACGCCGACTTCAACTACGAGTGGGATGTGGCTGCGCTGTCCAAGCCGATCAACGTCGCCTTCGGTGGCGAGTTCCGCCAGGAGACCTACCAGGTGCGTGCCGGTGATCCGGCCTCGTACGCAGTGGGCCCGGGCGCTGCCGCTGGCCTGGAAGCCAACTCCAACGGTGCGCCGGGCTTCTCGGCCAGCCAGGCCGGGCAGTGGAGCCAGCGCAGCAAAGCCGCCTACGTGGATATGGAAGTGCCGCTGGGCGAGCGCTGGAGCATCGGTGCGGCCAGCCGCTACGAGGACTTCTCCAGCTTTGGCAGCACGCTGGACGGCAAACTGTCGGCACGCTTCGCGATCACCCCGGACGTGGCCCTGCGCGGCACGGTGTCCACCGGCTTCCGCGCACCGACACCGGCGCAGCTCAATACCACCAGCACCACCCAGGGCCTGGATACGCGCACCCTGCAGATCTTCACCAGTGGTCGTCTGTCGCCGAACGATCCGCTGGCGCTGCTGCTCGGTGCCAGGCCGCTGAAGCCGGAGGAATCGCGTACCGCGTCGCTGGGCCTGACCTGGCGTACCGACCTGGGCCTGTCCGGCTCGGTGGATGTCTACCAGATCAAGCTCACCGACCGCTTCAGCCAGTCGGCCAGCTTCGCCATTCCGGCCGGTACTCCCAATCCGCTGGGCTATACCTCGGTGAACTACTTCACCAACGACTTCGATACCACCACCACCGGCGTGGACGTGGTCGGCAACTACCTGCGCGACCTCGGCGCCGGCCGCATGACCCTGACCTTGGCCTACAACTACAACCGTACGCGGGTGGACAACGGCAGCACCTCGGTGGCCACCAACGAAACCCAGCGCGTGCTGTTCGAAGACCGCCTGCCCGAGCACAAGGGCAGCCTGACCGGCAGCTGGGACATTGGTGCCTGGTCGTTGATGGCGCGCATGCGCTACTACGGCGCCTGGACCGACGCCAGCGGCAATGCGGTGGGCGACATCTACCAGCGCTTCGGCGCGATGAGCTTCCTCGACCTGGCCGTGGGCTACCGCATCAACGAGCACCACAGCCTGCGCGTGGGTGCCGACAACGTGCTCGACCGCTATCCGGATGAGGCGGTGTTCCAGGCCAGCCGCGGCCTGGTCTACTCGCGCAACGCGCCGTACGACACCGATGGTGCCAACCTGTACGCGCAGTACCGGTTGAGCTTCTGA
- a CDS encoding AraC family transcriptional regulator: MSAAGKALWYIETHADRPLALADIAAAAGLSPFHLSRLFQARTGTSVVRYLRGRRLTAAAQRLANGAGDILQVALGAGYTTHAAFTRAFSEQFGQTPERVREQGTDGLALVQAIRVDDAPTACGEAPRLLDTPAFQVAGIGMRHTRDSGGAIPGQWAQLNREWPTPAPISFGVCCNSDDDGGFDYIAALPASAVPSVPAHWQRVDIPPRRYLVAWHGGHISTIRSTWFWLLDHYLPGSGLSLADAPDLERYDMRFDEHSGNGGVEIWLPVE, encoded by the coding sequence ATGAGCGCGGCAGGCAAGGCGTTGTGGTACATCGAAACCCATGCGGACCGGCCATTGGCACTGGCCGATATTGCCGCCGCAGCGGGGCTTTCGCCGTTCCATCTGTCGCGCCTGTTCCAGGCCCGCACCGGCACCTCGGTGGTGCGTTATCTGCGGGGACGGCGCCTGACCGCTGCCGCGCAGCGGCTGGCCAACGGGGCGGGCGACATCCTGCAGGTGGCACTGGGCGCGGGCTACACCACCCATGCAGCGTTCACCCGCGCCTTCAGCGAACAGTTCGGGCAGACCCCGGAGCGGGTACGCGAACAAGGCACCGATGGGCTGGCGCTGGTGCAGGCGATCCGCGTGGACGATGCGCCGACTGCCTGCGGTGAAGCGCCGCGCCTGCTCGATACCCCTGCCTTCCAGGTCGCGGGTATCGGCATGCGGCATACCCGCGACAGCGGCGGTGCGATACCCGGACAGTGGGCGCAGCTCAACCGGGAATGGCCGACGCCGGCACCGATCAGCTTCGGCGTGTGCTGCAACAGTGATGACGATGGCGGCTTCGACTACATCGCCGCACTGCCGGCCAGCGCGGTGCCGAGCGTACCTGCGCACTGGCAACGCGTGGACATTCCGCCGCGTCGCTACCTGGTGGCCTGGCACGGCGGGCACATCTCGACCATCCGCTCGACCTGGTTCTGGCTGCTGGATCACTACCTGCCCGGCTCCGGGCTCAGCCTGGCCGACGCCCCCGATCTGGAACGCTACGACATGCGTTTCGATGAGCACAGCGGCAACGGCGGCGTGGAAATCTGGCTGCCGGTGGAGTGA